From one Stigmatopora nigra isolate UIUO_SnigA chromosome 8, RoL_Snig_1.1, whole genome shotgun sequence genomic stretch:
- the LOC144200338 gene encoding unconventional myosin-VIIa-like isoform X1, whose amino-acid sequence MYKRRGDLVDLYEKDQAKWALFRNVNTVVKQSTLLPGDYVWLDLKSGREFEVPIGAVVKLCDSGQIQVVDDEGNEHWISPQNASNIKPMHPTSIHGVEDMIRLGDLNEAGILRNLLIRYGEKLIYTYTGSILVAINPYQLLPIYTADQIRLYTNKKIGEMPPHIFAIADNCYFNMQRNNRDQCCIISGESGAGKTESTKLILQFLAAISGQHSWIEQQVLEANPILEAFGNAKTIRNDNSSRFGKYIDIHFNKRGAIEGAKIEQYLLEKSRVCRQAQDERNYHIFYCMLKGMTAEDKKKLGLSKATDYTYLTMGKCTVCDGRDDLKEYSNIRSAMKVLMFTDKENGEISKLLASILHMGNLRYEARTYDNLDACEVVRSPHLSTTSMLLEVDGKDLMNCLTSRTLITRGETVSTPLSMEQALDVRDAFVKGIYGRLFVWIVEKINAAIYKPTSSHGKVIRRSIGLLDIFGFENFTVNSFEQLCINFANENLQQFFVRHVFKLEQEEYNLENINWQHIEFTDNQDALDMIAIKPMNIISLIDEESRFPKGTDSTMLNKLNFQHKVNTNYIPPKNTHETQFGIQHFAGVVYYETRGFLEKNRDTLYGDIIQLVHSSKNKFVKQIFQADVAMGAETRKRSPTLSSQFKKSLELLMRTLSVCQPFFVRCIKPNEYKKPMLFDRDLCVRQLRYSGMMETIRIRRAGYPIRYTFVEFVDRYRVLMPGVKPAYKQEDLRGTCQRIAEAVLGRDDDWQMGKTKIFLKDHHDMLLEIERDKAITDKVILIQKVVRGFKDRSTFLKMKKSTTLIQKTWRGYQCRKNYGAMRAGFSRLQAIVRSRKLCASYHVARRRITGFQGRCRGYLVRRAFRHRLWAVIAIQAYTRGMIARRLYRRLRAEYRRRLEAEKMRLAEEAKLRNQMSAKKAKAEAERKHQERLVQLAKEDAERQKMEKEEARRKKELVEQTERARLEPVNDSDMVDKMFGFLGSTSSFPGQEGQAPVGFEDLERSHGELEEEDLDEALPLPEDDDEEDLSEYKFAKFAATYFQGTTTHSYVRRPLKQPLLFHEDEGDQLAALAVWITVLRFMGDLPEPKYHTAISDGSEKIPVMTKIYETLGKKTYKRELQALQGEAETAQPESHRKNSIRHKLVSLTLKKKSKITEEVTKRLNDGEHGLHGNSMLEDRPTSNLEKLHFIIGNGILRPALRDEIYCQICKQLSQNPSKSSHARGWILVSLCVGCFAPSDKFLKYLRNFISSGPPGYAPYCEERLRRTFVNGTRTQPPSWLELQATKSKKPIMLPVTFMDGTTKTLLTDSATTAKELCNTLSDKISLQDRFGFSLYIALFDKVSSLGSGNDHVMDAVSQCEQYAKEQGAQERNAPWRLFFRKEIFTPWHCASDDTVATNLIYQQTVRGVKFGEYRCDRDDLAELASQQYYVDYGSEVLLERLLSLIPSYVPDREINSSRTVEKWAHFIMAAHKKGIYTQKRFDPQKVKEEVVDFARHKWPLLFSRFYEAFKLSGPSLPKNDLIVAVNWTGVYFVDEQEQVLLELSFPEITAVSSSRGGKLQRQSFTLATIKGDEYTFTSNNAEDIRDLVVTFLEGLRNRSKFVVALQDSPNQNGEPSTFLSFRKGDLILLDQDTGEQVLNSGWAHGVNERTDQRGDFPADSVYVLPSMTQPQKEIVALVTMTPDQRQQSVRVSQLVPPENEDPVKPYTLEEFSYDYFRPPPKHTLSRVMVTKNRGKDKLWSCTREPLKQPLLKKVVQHEELAQEACMTFIAVMKYMGDYPSKRIRAVNELTDQIFEGALKAEVLKDEIFCQIVKQLTDNHVKYSEEKGWELLWLCTGLFPPSNVLLPHVQRFLQSKRHHPLSADCVHRVHKALRNGSRKYPPHLVEVEAIQHKTTQIFHKVYFPDDTDEAFEVESSTKAKDFCQNISTRLLLKTSDGFSLFVKISDKVISVPEGDFFFDFVRHLTDWIKKSRPVKDGAVPSLTYQVFFMKKLWTSTVPGKDSFADSIFHYYQELPKYLRGYHKCSRDEVFQLAALIYRVKFEDDKSHFPSIPKMLRELVPQDLIRQMSPDDWKRSVVAFFNKQAGKSREEAKLMFLKIIYKWPTFGSAFFEVKQTTEPNYPEILLIAINKHGVSLIDPKTKDVLITHPFTKISNWSSGNTYFHITIGNLVRGSKLLCETSLGYKMDDLLTSYISQMLTAMNRQRSERAHAK is encoded by the exons ATGTACAAACGTCGCGGCGACCTTGTGGATCTTTACGAGAAGGATCAGGCCAAATGGGCTCTATTCCGGAATGTCAACACTGTCGTGAAACAAAGCACTTTGCTACCG GGCGACTACGTGTGGTTGGACCTGAAGAGCGGTCGCGAGTTTGAGGTTCCCATCGGGGCGGTGGTCAAACTGTGTGACTCGGGACAGATCCAGGTGGTGGACGACGAAGGAAAT GAGCACTGGATCTCCCCGCAGAACGCCAGCAACATCAAGCCCATGCACCCCACCTCCATCCACGGCGTGGAGGACATGATCCGCCTGGGAGACCTCAACGAGGCCGGAATCCTGCGCAATTTGCTCATCAGATACGGCGAGAAGCTCATTTAC ACCTACACGGGCTCCATCTTGGTGGCCATCAACCCGTATCAGCTCCTTCCCATCTACACGGCAGACCAGATCCGCCTGTACACCAACAAGAAGATTGGCGAAATGCCGCCTCACATCTTTGCCATCGCGGACAACTGTTACTTCAACATGCAAAGGAACAACCGTGACCAGTGCTGCATCATCAG CGGAGAATCCGGAGCGGGAAAGACGGAGAGCACCAAGCTGATCTTGCAGTTCCTGGCGGCCATCAGCGGTCAACACTCGTGGATTGAGCAGCAAGTCCTAGAAGCCAATCCTATTTTGGAAG CCTTCGGGAACGCCAAGACCATCCGCAACGACAACTCGTCCCGCTTTGGCAAATACATCGACATCCACTTCAACAAGAGAGGAGCCATCGAGGGGGCTAAAATCGAACAATACTTGCTGGAGAAGTCCAGAGTCTGTCGacag GCTCAAGACGAAAGAAACTACCACATTTTCTACTGCATGTTGAAGGGCATGACGGCCGAAGACAAGAAGAAACTTGGCCTCAGCAAGGCCACCGACTACACTTACCTCACCATG GGAAAGTGTACCGTTTGCGACGGGCGTGACGACTTGAAGGAATACTCCAACATACGATCCGCCATGAAG GTTCTGATGTTCACAGACAAAGAGAACGGAGAGATTTCCAAACTCCTGGCGTCCATTTTGCACATGGGAAATCTCCGCTACGAAG CGAGAACATACGACAACTTGGACGCCTGTGAGGTCGTGCGTAGCCCGCATCTTTCCACTACGTCCATGCTACTCGAG GTGGACGGCAAAGACTTGATGAATTGCCTAACCAGCAGGACGTTGATCACCAGAGGAGAAACCGTCTCCACGCCACTGAGCATGGAACAAGCGCTGGATGTCCGAGACGCTTTTGTCAAG GGTATTTACGGACGACTCTTTGTTTGGATCGTGGAAAAGATCAACGCGGCCATCTACAAGCCCACGTCCTCACACGGCAAAGTCATCAGGCGCTCGATCGGACTACTGGACATTTTTGGCTTTGAGAACTTCACGGTCAACAG TTTCGAGCAATTGTGCATCAATTTCGCCAACGAGAACCTGCAGCAGTTCTTCGTGCGTCACGTGTTCAAACTGGAGCAGGAGGAGTACAACTTGGAGAACATCAACTGGCAGCACATCGAGTTCACGGACAACCAGGACGCCTTGGACATGATCGCCATCAAGCCCATGAACATCATCTCGCTCATCGACGAAGAAAGCCGATTCCCCAAG GGCACGGACAGCACAATGCTCAACAAACTCAACTTCCAACACAAAGTCAACACCAATTACATTCCGCCCAAGAACACCCACGAGACCCAATTCGGAATCCAGCACTTTGCCGGGGTGGTCTACTACGAGACCAGAG GCTTCCTGGAGAAGAACCGTGACACTTTATACGGCGACATCATCCAGCTGGTTCACTCTTCCAAGAACAAGTTTGTCAAGCAGATTTTCCAGGCTGACGTTGCCATG GGTGCCGAGACCAGGAAGCGTTCTCCCACTCTCAGCAGTCAGTTCAAAAAATCTCTGGAGCTGCTCATGAGAACCTTGAGCGTCTGTCAACCCTTTTTCGTACGCTGCATCAAACCCAACGAGTACAAGAAACCCATG CTGTTTGACCGGGATCTATGCGTACGTCAACTGAGGTACTCGGGAATGATGGAGACCATTCGCATCCGCCGCGCCGGCTATCCTATCCGAtacacctttgtggagtttgtggACCGCTACCGAGTACTCATGCCCGGAGTCAAACCCGCTTACAAGCAG GAGGACCTAAGAGGAACCTGCCAGAGAATCGCCGAAGCCGTGCTGGGCCGAGACGACGACTGGCAGATGGGGAAGACCAAAATATTCCTTAAG GATCACCACGACATGCTCCTGGAGATCGAGAGGGACAAGGCCATCACGGACAAGGTGATCCTCATTCAGAAAGTAGTCCGTGGATTCAAGGACAG GTCAACGTTCCTAAAGATGAAAAAGTCCACCACGTTGATCCAGAAGACGTGGCGAGGATATCAATGCAGGAAGAATTACGGAGCG ATGCGGGCAGGTTTTTCGCGCCTGCAGGCTATCGTGCGTTCCAGGAAGTTGTGTGCCTCCTATCACGTGGCTCGCCGCCGTATCACCGGTTTCCAGGGACGGTGCAGGGGCTATCTGGTGCGCCGGGCGTTCCGACATCGACTGTGGGCCGTCATCGCCATCCAGGCGTACACCAGAGGGATGATTGCGCGGAGGCTGTATCGCAGGCTCAGGGCCGAG TACCGAAGAAGACTGGAAGCCGAGAAAATGCGTCTGGCAGAGGAAGCCAAGCTGAGGAACCAAATGTCGGCAAAGAAAGCCAAAGCCGAAGCGGAACGCAAACATCAG GAACGCCTGGTTCAGTTGGCCAAGGAAGACGCCGAACGCCAAAAGATGGAGAAAGAAGAAGCCAGGAGGAAAAAAGAACTGGTCGAGCAAACCGAACGAGCCCGTCTGGAACCCGTCAACGACTCGGACATGGTGGACAAGATGTTTGGCTTCTTGGGGTCCACCAGCTCCTTTCCCGGCCAGGAAGGACAAGCTCCCGTGGGCTTTGAG gaTTTGGAGCGGAGCCACGGcgagctggaggaggaggacctggaCGAGGCCCTTCCCCTGCCGGAGGATGACGACGAAGAGGATCTGTCCGAGTACAAGTTTGCCAAGTTTGCCGCCACCTACTTCCAAGGAACCACCACGCACAGCTACGTGCGGCGACCGCTCAAGCAGCCGCTCCTTTTCCACGAGGATGAAGGAGACCAACTG GCGGCTCTGGCCGTGTGGATCACCGTGTTAAGGTTCATGGGGGATCTACCCGAGCCAAAGTACCACACGGCCATCAGCGACGGGAGCGAGAAGATTCCGGTCATGACCAAGATCTACGAGACGCTCGGGAAGAAGACCTACAAGAGGGAGCTGCAGGCCCTCCAGGGGGAGGCAGAG ACTGCTCAACCCGAGAGCCATCGCAAGAACAGCATCCGACACAAGCTAGTGTCTCTCACCCTGAAGAAGAAATCCAAGATCACCGAGGAG GTCACCAAACGCCTCAACGATGGCGAGCACGGTCTCCACGGCAACAGCATGCTGGAGGACCGGCCCACATCGAACCTGGAAAAACTTCATTTCATCATCGGCAATGGCATCCTGAGACCAGCGCTGAG GGATGAGATCTACTGTCAGATCTGCAAACAACTGAGTCAGAACCCATCAAAGAGCTCCCACGCTCGAGGTTGGATCCTCGTCAGTTTGTGCGTGGGCTGCTTTGCGCCATCCGACAAGTTCCTCAAG TATTTGAGAAACTTCATCAGCAGCGGGCCTCCAGGTTACGCGCCATATTGCGAAGAACGACTTCGGAGGACATTTGTCAACGGGACCAGAACACAACCGCCATCGTGGTTAGAGCTGCAG GCAACCAAGTCCAAGAAACCCATCATGCTGCCAGTGACGTTCATGGACGGAACCACCAAAACGCTGCTCACCGACTCGGCCACCACCGCCAAGGAATTGTGCAACACCCTGTCGGACAAAATCAGCCTACAAGACCGATTCGGCTTCTCGCTCTACATCGCGCTCTTTGACAAG GTGTCATCTTTGGGCAGTGGAAATGACCACGTGATGGACGCCGTGTCTCAGTGCGAGCAGTACGCCAAAGAGCAAGGAGCCCAGGAGAGGAACGCCCCCTGGAGACTGTTCTTCAGAAAGGAAATCTTCACCCCGTGGCACTGCGCCAGCGACGACACGGTCGCCACCAACCTCATCTACCAGCAAACTGTCCGGGGCGTCAAGTTTGGAGAGTACCGATGTGACCGG GATGACCTAGCGGAATTGGCGTCTCAGCAATACTACGTAGACTATGGGTCAGAGGTCCTGCTGGAACGCCTACTGAGCCTCATCCCATCCTACGTCCCCGACAGAGAGATCAACTCGTCCAGGACGGTGGAAAAGTGGGCTCACTTTATCATGGCGGCCCACAAAAAG GGCATCTACACCCAGAAAAGATTTGATCCCCAGAAAGTGAAAGAGGAGGTAGTTGACTTTGCTCGCCACAAGTGGCCGCTGCTGTTTTCTCGATTTTACGAGGCCTTCAAGTTGTCCG GTCCCAGTCTCCCTAAAAATGACCTGATTGTGGCCGTCAACTGGACCGGCGTTTACTTTGTGGACGAGCAGGAGCAGGTCTTGCTAGAACTCTCCTTCCCAGAAATTACTGCAGTGTCCAGCAGCAG GGGAGGGAAACTGCAAAGACAGAGCTTCACTCTGGCAACCATCAAAGGAGACGAGTACACCTTCACGTCCAACAATGCCGAGGACATCCGAGACCTGGTGGTGACCTTCCTGGAAGGACTGAGGAACAGGTCCAAGTTTGTGGTGGCGCTGCAGGACAGTCCCAACCAGA ATGGCGAACCATCCACGTTCCTCAGCTTCCGGAAGGGAGACCTGATCCTCCTGGACCAGGACACGGGTGAGCAAGTTCTCAACTCGGGTTGGGCGCACGGCGTTAACGAGAGGACCGATCAGCGAGGAGACTTCCCGGCAGATTCGGTCTACGTCCTTCCTAGCATGACACAACCGCAGAAGGAAATTGTG GCGCTGGTTACCATGACTCCAGATCAAAGGCAGCAATCGGTGAGGGTCTCCCAGCTGGTCCCACCCGAGAATGAAGACCCTGTGAAACCTTATACGCTGGAGGAGTTCTCCTATGACTACTTTAG GCCTCCGCCCAAACACACTCTGAGTCGGGTGATGGTCACCAAGAACCGAGGCAAGGACAAACTGTGGAGCTGCACCAGGGAGCCTCTTAAACAGCCTTTACTAAAGAAAGTGGTCCAACATGAAGAACTGGCTCAGGAGGCCTGCATGACCTTCATTG CCGTGATGAAGTACATGGGCGACTACCCATCCAAACGCATCCGGGCGGTCAACGAATTAACAGACCAGATCTTCGAGGGCGCGCTGAAGGCCGAAGTCCTGAAGGACGAGATTTTCTGTCAGATTGTCAAGCAGCTCACGGACAACCACGTCAA GTACAGCGAGGAGAAAGGTTGGGAGCTCCTGTGGTTGTGCACGGGTCTGTTCCCACCCAGCAATGTTCTGCTGCCCCACGTCCAGCGGTTCTTGCAGTCCAAGAGGCATCACCCACTGTCGGCAGACTGCGTACACAGGGTGCATAAGGCGTTACG AAACGGATCTAGGAAGTATCCTCCTCACCTGGTGGAGGTCGAGGCCATCCAGCACAAGACCACGCAGATCTTCCACAAGGTTTACTTCCCCGATGACACTGACGAG GCGTTCGAGGTGGAGTCCAGCACCAAAGCCAAGGACTTTTGTCAGAACATCTCCACCAGACTGCTTCTCAAAACCTCCGACGGCTTCAGTCTCTTTGTGAAAATCTCAGACAAG GTGATCAGCGTTCCAGAAGGAGACTTCTTCTTCGACTTTGTCCGACACTTGACGGACTGGATCAAGAAGTCGCGGCCGGTCAAAGATG GCGCAGTACCGTCTTTGACCTACCAGGTGTTCTTCATGAAGAAGCTGTGGACCAGCACCGTTCCGGGGAAGGACTCGTTTGCCGACTCCATCTTCCACTACTACCAG GAACTTCCCAAATACCTTCGTGGCTACCACAAGTGTTCGCGGGACGAAGTCTTCCAGCTGGCGGCTCTCATCTACCGAGTCAAGTTCGAGGATGACAAGTCCCACTTTCCCAGCATTCCCAAGATGTTGCGGGAACTGGTCCCTCAAGATCTGATCCGTCAGATGTCGCCGGATGACTGGAAGAGA TCCGTGGTGGCGTTCTTCAACAAGCAAGCTGGGAAATCCAGAGAAGAAGCCAAGCTGATGTTTCTAAAAATCATCTACAAATGGCCGACATTTGGCTCCGCCTTCTTTGAAGTCAAG CAAACTACAGAGCCCAACTACCCGGAGATCCTCTTGATTGCCATTAACAAACATGGAGTCAGTCTTATTGACCCAAAAACAAAG GATGTTCTGATCACTCATCCTTTCACCAAGATCTCCAATTGGAGCAGCGGGAACACATATTTCCACATCACCATCGGAAACCTGGTCAGGGGAAGTAAACTCCTCTGTGAGACGTCTCTG GGCTACAAAATGGACGACCTTCTGACTTCGTACATCAGCCAGATGCTGACCGCCATGAACAGGCAGCGGTCGGAGCGCGCTCACGCCAAGTGA